In Deinococcus reticulitermitis, a single window of DNA contains:
- the gluQRS gene encoding tRNA glutamyl-Q(34) synthetase GluQRS: MIDPRPAVVGRFAPSPTGAMHLGNARTALLAWLHSRALGGRHLLRFEDLDTGRVRGWAYDVIRRDLDWLGLDWDEEYLQSRRLEVYAGALTRLRTYPCTCTRKEVLTAIAESAGAPHGTEPVYPGTCRQRAAFPARPAAERWRVPEREVCADDALTGQRLCQDLPRDVGDFVLRRGDGAYAYHLAVVTDDGAMGVSDVVRGLDLWSATPRQIALQEALGLARPRYLHVPLLRGFQGERLAKRGGAPPLREWREAGTPPERLLADLARSLPWPEFAGLPGEVSARDLLGPWRALWARVGGGAAAAAQP; encoded by the coding sequence ATGATCGACCCGCGCCCCGCTGTGGTGGGCCGCTTCGCTCCCAGCCCGACCGGGGCGATGCACCTCGGCAATGCCCGCACCGCACTGCTGGCCTGGCTGCACTCGCGCGCGCTGGGGGGCCGGCACCTGCTGCGCTTCGAGGATCTCGACACCGGGCGGGTGCGCGGGTGGGCCTACGACGTGATCCGCCGTGACCTCGACTGGCTGGGGCTCGACTGGGATGAGGAATATCTGCAATCCAGGCGGCTGGAGGTGTATGCCGGCGCCCTCACGCGATTGCGAACCTATCCCTGCACCTGCACCCGCAAGGAGGTGCTCACCGCCATCGCCGAGAGCGCCGGCGCCCCCCACGGCACCGAGCCGGTCTATCCGGGGACCTGCCGCCAGCGCGCGGCGTTCCCTGCCCGCCCGGCGGCCGAGCGCTGGCGCGTGCCGGAGCGCGAGGTCTGCGCCGACGACGCCCTGACCGGCCAGCGGCTGTGTCAGGACCTGCCGCGCGACGTGGGCGACTTTGTGCTGAGGCGGGGCGACGGGGCGTACGCCTATCACCTCGCCGTGGTGACCGACGACGGCGCGATGGGGGTAAGTGACGTCGTGCGCGGCCTCGACCTCTGGTCGGCGACGCCCCGGCAAATCGCGCTGCAAGAGGCGCTGGGGCTCGCCCGCCCGCGTTATCTTCACGTTCCGCTGCTCCGAGGTTTTCAGGGCGAACGCCTCGCCAAACGGGGCGGGGCGCCGCCGCTCCGGGAGTGGCGCGAGGCCGGCACGCCCCCGGAACGTCTGCTGGCCGACCTCGCCCGCTCGCTGCCGTGGCCGGAGTTTGCCGGGCTCCCCGGTGAGGTCAGCGCCCGCGATTTGCTGGGCCCCTGGCGCGCGCTGTGGGCGCGGGTGGGTGGGGGCGCCGCGGCCGCGGCTCAGCCTTGA
- a CDS encoding GNAT family N-acetyltransferase, translating to MPEADQPETNSPAASGPEVTRNDEQGRYEIREGEDLLGFAEFKPIGGGAVLLPHTEVFEGREGEGLGSRLARFALDDIRAQGKQVVPMCPFIARYIADHREYVELIHPQQRGVFGL from the coding sequence ATGCCCGAAGCCGACCAACCAGAAACCAACAGCCCAGCAGCCAGCGGTCCAGAAGTCACCCGCAACGACGAGCAGGGCCGCTACGAGATCCGCGAGGGGGAGGACCTGCTCGGCTTTGCCGAATTCAAGCCTATCGGTGGGGGAGCGGTGTTGCTCCCGCATACCGAGGTCTTCGAGGGCCGTGAGGGGGAGGGCCTGGGCAGTCGGCTGGCCCGTTTCGCGCTCGACGACATTCGCGCGCAGGGCAAACAGGTCGTGCCCATGTGTCCCTTTATTGCCCGGTACATCGCAGACCACCGCGAATATGTCGAGCTGATTCACCCCCAGCAGCGCGGGGTGTTCGGGCTCTAG
- a CDS encoding SCP2 sterol-binding domain-containing protein — protein sequence MLPPPYRSAQALETFLTEVFLAAADPGPAVRRAALKFVLSGPDACVHVDGRAGDPARIQTGEAARAQSADLTFSLSGETAHAFWSGQLGPVAAMTAGQLRLEGPLLLALALAPGLKRIQAVYRERLDGAGNGAG from the coding sequence ATGCTGCCCCCGCCGTACCGCAGTGCCCAAGCACTGGAGACGTTCCTGACTGAAGTTTTTCTGGCGGCCGCCGACCCGGGGCCGGCCGTGCGGCGGGCTGCGCTGAAGTTCGTGCTCAGCGGGCCAGACGCCTGCGTGCATGTGGACGGCCGGGCCGGTGACCCTGCCCGGATCCAAACGGGCGAGGCCGCGCGCGCCCAGAGCGCTGATCTCACCTTCTCCCTGTCGGGCGAAACGGCGCACGCCTTCTGGAGCGGGCAGCTCGGCCCGGTGGCGGCCATGACCGCGGGACAGCTCCGGCTGGAGGGCCCCCTGCTGCTCGCGCTGGCCCTGGCGCCAGGGCTGAAGCGGATTCAGGCGGTGTACAGGGAGCGTCTGGACGGAGCAGGAAACGGGGCCGGCTAG
- the mnmD gene encoding tRNA (5-methylaminomethyl-2-thiouridine)(34)-methyltransferase MnmD, which yields MTPDGSRSAHNERFGEAYGSRHGAATQARHVFVEGSGTHQHPAPRVLEIGFGLGVNFRATLADAARRGAALSYLAYEFDPAPAEVLCEVAQGGAGAGHPLWPELLRLWPGQAGAATDRVQVTHGDVTLTVQFEDVLGAGLPAGWATALYLDGFSPVRNPEVWTEAFVARLAGALAPGGVLTTYSAAGRVRRALQAAGLDVERRPGAPGKRECLRAVRPA from the coding sequence CTGACACCCGACGGTTCGCGCAGCGCCCACAACGAGCGCTTCGGGGAAGCCTACGGTTCGCGCCACGGCGCGGCGACGCAGGCCCGGCACGTCTTTGTGGAGGGCAGCGGCACGCACCAGCACCCCGCCCCCCGGGTCCTGGAGATCGGCTTCGGGCTCGGCGTCAATTTCCGGGCGACGCTGGCCGACGCCGCGCGGCGGGGCGCAGCGCTCAGCTATCTCGCCTATGAATTTGACCCTGCGCCCGCCGAGGTGCTGTGCGAAGTGGCCCAAGGTGGAGCAGGGGCCGGGCACCCGCTGTGGCCCGAGCTGCTGCGGCTCTGGCCGGGCCAGGCGGGAGCCGCCACCGACCGGGTGCAGGTCACGCACGGCGACGTGACGCTGACCGTGCAGTTTGAGGACGTGCTGGGGGCCGGGCTGCCTGCGGGGTGGGCCACCGCCCTCTACCTCGACGGGTTCTCGCCGGTCCGCAACCCCGAGGTCTGGACGGAGGCGTTTGTCGCGCGCCTGGCGGGCGCTCTGGCCCCAGGAGGCGTGCTGACCACCTACTCGGCGGCGGGCCGGGTGCGCCGCGCCCTGCAAGCCGCGGGCCTGGACGTGGAGCGCCGCCCCGGAGCGCCCGGCAAACGCGAGTGTCTGCGGGCCGTGCGCCCCGCATGA
- a CDS encoding isocitrate/isopropylmalate dehydrogenase family protein, with protein MAKYRICLIEGDGIGHEVIPATKRVLDAAGFDAEYVHAEAGYEYFLDHGTSVPQATYNAVENTHATLFGAATSPSGEKPAGFFGAIRHLRQKYNLYANVRPTKTRPVPHAYENVDLVIVRENTQGLYVEQERIYGDTAIADTVITRQASERIGRFAADLAMKRGKRLTVVHKSNVLPVTQGLFMNTILDHCKTVEGLNVSTMIVDNAAMQLVRNPQQFDVLVMTNMFGDILSDLAAGLVGGLGIAASGNVGDKFGIFESVHGSAPDIAGQGVSNPTATILAAVLMCDHIGDHDTARRLDNAVNKVLAEGPRTRDLGGTANTQQFTDAVIAALA; from the coding sequence ATGGCGAAATATCGCATCTGTCTGATTGAGGGCGACGGCATCGGCCACGAGGTCATCCCCGCCACCAAGCGCGTGCTCGACGCGGCGGGCTTCGACGCTGAATACGTGCATGCCGAAGCCGGCTATGAATACTTCCTCGACCATGGCACCTCGGTGCCCCAGGCAACCTACAACGCGGTCGAAAACACCCACGCCACGCTGTTCGGCGCCGCCACCAGCCCCAGCGGGGAGAAGCCCGCCGGCTTTTTCGGAGCCATTCGCCACCTGCGCCAGAAGTACAACCTCTACGCCAACGTGCGTCCCACCAAGACCCGTCCGGTGCCGCACGCCTACGAGAACGTGGACCTCGTGATCGTGCGCGAGAACACCCAGGGCCTCTACGTCGAGCAGGAGCGCATTTACGGCGACACCGCCATCGCCGATACCGTGATCACCCGCCAGGCCTCGGAGCGCATCGGCCGGTTCGCCGCCGACCTCGCCATGAAGCGCGGCAAGCGGCTCACCGTCGTGCACAAATCCAACGTGCTGCCGGTCACGCAGGGCCTCTTCATGAACACCATCCTCGACCACTGCAAGACCGTCGAGGGCCTGAACGTGAGCACGATGATCGTGGACAACGCTGCCATGCAGCTCGTGCGCAACCCGCAGCAATTCGACGTGCTGGTGATGACCAATATGTTTGGTGACATCCTCTCGGACCTCGCCGCCGGGCTGGTGGGCGGGCTGGGCATCGCCGCGTCGGGCAACGTCGGGGACAAGTTCGGCATCTTCGAGTCGGTGCACGGCTCGGCACCCGATATCGCCGGGCAGGGCGTCTCCAACCCCACCGCGACCATCCTCGCTGCCGTGCTGATGTGCGACCACATCGGGGACCATGACACCGCCCGCCGCCTCGACAACGCCGTGAACAAGGTCTTGGCCGAAGGCCCACGCACCCGCGACCTCGGCGGCACCGCCAACACGCAGCAGTTTACCGACGCCGTGATTGCGGCGCTGGCCTAA
- a CDS encoding (4Fe-4S)-binding protein, giving the protein MTEPQPEPASTHEIAPSEVPAHWGRAYTAPEITVYYDRGRCIHYAACVRGLPEVFDTAKKPWIQPAQAQADAVAEVVRRCPTGALHYVYAAHGGPPELPEPATVEVRENGPLFLRGDLTLHAPDTASPGGPVHDTRAALCRCGQSGNKPFCDGSHRQAGFVAPGGAKINTA; this is encoded by the coding sequence ATGACCGAGCCGCAACCCGAGCCGGCGTCCACGCATGAGATCGCCCCGTCAGAGGTCCCGGCCCACTGGGGCCGCGCCTACACCGCGCCGGAAATCACCGTGTATTACGACCGGGGCCGCTGCATCCACTACGCGGCGTGCGTGCGCGGGCTGCCGGAGGTGTTCGACACCGCCAAGAAGCCCTGGATTCAGCCTGCTCAGGCGCAGGCCGACGCGGTGGCCGAGGTGGTGCGCCGCTGCCCCACCGGAGCGCTGCATTACGTTTACGCCGCCCACGGTGGCCCCCCCGAACTCCCCGAACCAGCCACCGTCGAGGTGCGCGAGAATGGCCCCCTCTTCCTGCGCGGCGACCTGACCCTGCACGCGCCGGACACGGCGTCGCCCGGCGGCCCTGTGCACGATACCCGCGCTGCGCTGTGCCGCTGCGGCCAGAGCGGCAACAAACCCTTTTGCGACGGCAGCCACCGCCAGGCCGGTTTTGTGGCGCCGGGCGGCGCGAAGATCAATACGGCCTGA
- a CDS encoding class I SAM-dependent methyltransferase, protein MDAVPAAPAHLHFRDEPLSVILPALRRALAKRGEATFSVPDPDLGFGLYAGEGGGGGRHRSWQTWTDLADLLGAHLLTPERLTGGRVLVRLRRRRETPDPDAGGYGSDEWARVDKLEDPVFLFTLVEALRRVAPPPGGRVLSLGVGGGRELDALALAFPDRPFELMGLDLEGAALERARRRFPQGVFLEFDVGRLPHPELGRFDLVLALSLLQSPGVRQDALLAALYRQHLTPSGGLVLGYPNARYRDGALSYGARVRNFARPDLSLLCQDVTDARRRLHKQGYKVFVTGKYEVLVTAIPGGGTTPGNLEL, encoded by the coding sequence ATGGATGCCGTGCCCGCCGCCCCTGCTCACCTGCACTTCCGTGACGAGCCGCTCAGTGTGATCCTCCCGGCCCTCCGCCGCGCACTGGCGAAACGGGGAGAGGCGACGTTCAGTGTGCCCGACCCCGACCTCGGGTTCGGCCTGTACGCGGGGGAGGGCGGCGGCGGCGGGCGGCACCGCTCCTGGCAAACCTGGACCGACCTCGCGGATCTGCTCGGGGCACACCTGCTGACCCCCGAGCGCCTGACCGGGGGGCGGGTGCTCGTGCGGCTGCGGCGGCGCCGGGAGACGCCCGACCCCGACGCGGGAGGCTACGGCTCGGACGAGTGGGCGCGGGTGGACAAGCTCGAGGACCCGGTGTTTCTGTTCACGCTCGTTGAGGCGCTGCGCCGCGTCGCGCCCCCACCGGGTGGGCGGGTGCTCAGCCTCGGGGTGGGGGGTGGGCGGGAACTGGACGCGCTGGCGCTCGCCTTCCCGGACCGGCCTTTTGAACTCATGGGCCTCGATCTGGAGGGCGCGGCGCTGGAGCGGGCCCGGCGCCGGTTTCCGCAGGGCGTCTTCCTGGAATTCGATGTGGGCCGCCTGCCTCATCCAGAGCTGGGCCGCTTCGACCTCGTGCTCGCGCTGAGCCTGCTTCAGAGCCCCGGCGTGCGGCAAGACGCCCTGCTCGCTGCCCTCTACCGCCAGCATCTGACCCCCAGCGGCGGCCTGGTTCTCGGCTATCCCAACGCCCGTTACCGCGACGGGGCCCTGAGCTACGGCGCCCGCGTGCGAAACTTCGCCCGGCCCGACCTCAGCCTGCTGTGCCAGGACGTGACGGACGCCCGGCGGCGGCTGCACAAGCAGGGCTACAAGGTGTTCGTGACGGGCAAGTACGAGGTCCTGGTGACAGCGATTCCAGGGGGAGGCACGACGCCGGGAAACCTGGAACTGTAG
- a CDS encoding metallophosphoesterase: MRVFAIADLHLASDPPKPMTVFGPQWAGHPEAIWTQWRATVRPGDLVLLPGDLSWAMRLPGAMRDLAILSDLPGKKVLLRGNHDYWWPTASRLRAALPPDQLAVINDAVRVENVVVCGSRGWLTPGHEPLSADDARLLEREGERLSLSVQAAQRLRQPGDHLILMLHYPPASPPYPPNPLTRVIAAARPDLVVYGHLHGASPDRAMSHVSGIPAHLVAADALRFRPKLLLDTGGSAAGRPGAGGAG; the protein is encoded by the coding sequence ATGCGCGTCTTTGCCATCGCCGACCTTCACCTCGCCAGCGACCCGCCCAAGCCGATGACGGTCTTCGGGCCGCAGTGGGCCGGGCACCCGGAGGCGATCTGGACCCAGTGGCGGGCCACGGTGCGCCCGGGGGACCTCGTGCTGCTGCCAGGCGACCTCTCGTGGGCGATGCGGCTGCCAGGAGCGATGCGCGACCTCGCCATCCTGAGTGATCTGCCGGGAAAGAAGGTGCTGCTGCGCGGTAACCACGACTATTGGTGGCCCACGGCCAGCCGGCTGCGCGCGGCCCTCCCGCCCGATCAGCTCGCGGTGATCAACGACGCGGTGCGGGTGGAGAACGTGGTGGTCTGCGGCTCACGCGGCTGGCTCACCCCCGGCCACGAGCCGCTGAGTGCCGACGACGCCCGGCTGCTGGAGCGCGAGGGCGAGCGGCTCTCGCTGAGCGTGCAGGCCGCGCAGCGCCTGCGACAACCCGGCGATCACCTGATCCTGATGCTGCACTACCCGCCGGCCTCACCGCCCTACCCGCCCAACCCCCTGACGCGGGTAATCGCGGCGGCGCGGCCCGATCTGGTCGTGTATGGCCACCTCCACGGCGCCTCTCCCGACCGGGCGATGAGCCATGTCAGCGGCATTCCGGCGCACCTCGTCGCCGCCGACGCGCTGCGTTTTCGGCCCAAGCTGCTGCTCGACACCGGGGGAAGTGCGGCCGGGAGGCCAGGAGCGGGGGGGGCAGGGTGA
- a CDS encoding RluA family pseudouridine synthase, protein MTLNRGYAYTTRIQRGGVGVLDFLSAEFRHSGRDEWAARIERGEVEVGGVRVEAGHTLLAGDELVWHRPPWREEDVPLHFEVLREDGELLAVNKPSGLPTVPGGGFLEHTLLSLVRRQWPTASPLHRLGRGTSGLVLFALTPTARAALLADWRDRRVGKVYRALGTGVAGADEYGITVPIGPVPHNRLGTVYAASAGGKPAQSRARVLERRGDSTLFAVEIETGRPHQIRIHLAAAGWPLVGDPLYEVGGAARPDALPGDLGYHLHAHTLRLTHPRSGEATELRAPLPQALRRSDET, encoded by the coding sequence GTGACCCTCAACCGCGGCTACGCCTACACCACCCGCATCCAACGTGGCGGCGTAGGCGTGCTCGACTTTCTGAGCGCCGAGTTTCGGCACTCTGGCCGAGACGAGTGGGCGGCGCGAATCGAGCGGGGCGAGGTGGAGGTGGGCGGCGTGCGCGTGGAGGCTGGGCACACGCTACTTGCCGGGGACGAGTTGGTCTGGCACCGTCCCCCCTGGCGCGAGGAGGACGTGCCGCTGCACTTCGAGGTGCTGCGCGAGGACGGGGAACTGCTCGCCGTGAACAAACCGTCCGGGCTGCCGACGGTGCCGGGCGGCGGGTTTCTGGAGCACACCCTGCTGAGCCTGGTGCGCCGGCAGTGGCCGACAGCTTCTCCGCTGCACCGCCTCGGGCGCGGGACCTCGGGGCTGGTGCTGTTCGCGCTCACGCCGACAGCCCGCGCGGCGCTGCTGGCCGACTGGCGCGATCGGCGGGTGGGCAAGGTCTACCGCGCTCTGGGCACCGGCGTGGCTGGGGCCGACGAGTACGGGATCACCGTGCCCATCGGCCCCGTGCCGCACAACCGGTTGGGCACGGTGTATGCGGCGAGTGCCGGGGGCAAGCCGGCGCAGTCGCGCGCGCGGGTGCTCGAGCGCCGGGGGGACTCGACACTGTTCGCGGTGGAGATCGAGACGGGCCGGCCCCACCAGATCCGCATCCACCTGGCGGCGGCAGGCTGGCCGCTCGTGGGCGACCCGCTCTACGAGGTCGGCGGCGCGGCGCGCCCGGACGCGCTGCCGGGCGACCTCGGCTACCACCTGCACGCGCACACGCTGCGCCTGACCCATCCCCGGAGCGGCGAGGCGACCGAGTTGCGCGCGCCCCTTCCCCAGGCCCTGCGCCGCAGCGACGAAACCTGA
- a CDS encoding ParA family protein, which produces MPKVIAVTSEKGGVGKSTLAVHLTGALSARGLLAALIDEDGRVGSSLRWSRRQEGGLGFEVLEPDDVKPKRVAGHDALILDTEGRPRRKELRQLAERADLLLLPSGVSALELEATRELLEFLDEAGAARHTRVVLTRVPPTGLAGEHAREDLREGGWTVCNTLVRHYAAYQKAAEAGVLCRDVRDPRAENAWHDILQLSREVL; this is translated from the coding sequence ATGCCGAAAGTCATCGCCGTCACGTCGGAAAAGGGCGGGGTAGGCAAAAGCACGCTCGCTGTCCACCTTACCGGCGCCCTGAGCGCGCGCGGGCTGCTCGCCGCGCTGATCGACGAGGACGGGCGGGTCGGCAGCTCGCTGCGCTGGTCGCGTCGGCAGGAGGGCGGGCTCGGCTTCGAGGTGCTGGAGCCTGATGACGTGAAACCCAAGCGGGTCGCCGGCCACGACGCCCTGATTCTCGACACCGAGGGGCGGCCCCGGCGCAAGGAGCTGCGCCAGCTCGCCGAGCGGGCCGACCTGCTGCTGCTGCCGAGCGGGGTGTCGGCGCTCGAACTCGAAGCGACGCGCGAACTGCTCGAATTTCTCGACGAAGCCGGAGCCGCCCGCCACACCCGCGTGGTGCTGACCCGGGTGCCGCCCACCGGCCTCGCCGGGGAGCACGCCCGCGAGGACCTGCGCGAGGGCGGTTGGACGGTCTGCAACACCCTGGTACGCCACTACGCCGCATATCAGAAGGCCGCCGAAGCGGGCGTGCTGTGCCGCGACGTGCGCGACCCACGCGCCGAGAACGCCTGGCACGACATCCTTCAACTGTCGCGTGAGGTGCTTTGA
- a CDS encoding NAD(P)/FAD-dependent oxidoreductase — translation MRVAIIGGGVAGAGLAYFLGRLGAEVTLIDAGEATASHVPAALLNPVRGQAGQVDARALAGLRCTWALLGALDAAGHRVPHARSGVLRPVPDDRTRSRFERHLPAELPHRWLAPGNAPAPLAPGWAHVLWLPDGGWVDGQAFTDALIAASGARVRRERALAWTPHEVRTETATLHADAVAFCGGSVGASWASEAGAEAPRTHRMGTLLRLDRAVSDLPLSFGAYLSPAARGGVLGGTFETPAPTWRPPQFPLASLDWLLDKGEALAGLRGTRITGHWTGSRLSGLRAEQDARGVWHLSGLSSKGFLLGPLLASGLAREMTGQASSAVPSRRG, via the coding sequence ATGAGGGTCGCCATCATCGGCGGCGGCGTCGCCGGAGCAGGCCTGGCCTACTTCCTGGGCCGGTTGGGGGCCGAGGTCACGCTGATCGACGCCGGGGAAGCGACCGCGAGCCATGTCCCCGCCGCGCTGCTCAACCCGGTGCGCGGCCAAGCGGGGCAGGTGGACGCGCGGGCGCTGGCAGGCCTGCGCTGCACCTGGGCGCTGCTGGGAGCGCTGGACGCCGCCGGACACCGCGTCCCCCACGCCCGCAGCGGCGTGCTGCGCCCGGTGCCTGACGACCGCACGCGGAGCCGGTTCGAGCGCCACCTTCCCGCTGAGCTGCCGCACCGCTGGCTCGCGCCGGGGAACGCCCCCGCTCCGCTCGCGCCCGGCTGGGCGCACGTGCTGTGGCTGCCGGACGGCGGGTGGGTGGACGGTCAGGCGTTCACGGACGCCCTGATCGCAGCGAGCGGAGCGCGGGTGCGCAGGGAACGGGCGCTGGCCTGGACCCCCCACGAGGTGCGAACGGAAACCGCGACCCTTCATGCCGATGCCGTCGCCTTCTGCGGGGGCTCGGTCGGGGCGAGCTGGGCCAGCGAGGCTGGAGCCGAAGCCCCCCGCACGCACCGCATGGGGACGCTGCTGCGCCTCGACCGCGCGGTGTCAGACCTGCCTCTGAGCTTCGGGGCGTACCTCTCGCCGGCCGCGCGGGGCGGCGTGCTCGGGGGCACCTTCGAGACGCCGGCCCCCACCTGGCGGCCTCCACAGTTCCCGCTGGCGTCACTCGACTGGCTGCTTGACAAGGGGGAGGCGCTGGCAGGGCTGCGCGGGACCCGCATCACCGGGCACTGGACCGGCTCGCGGCTGTCGGGGCTGCGCGCGGAGCAGGACGCGCGGGGCGTGTGGCACCTGAGCGGACTGAGCAGCAAGGGCTTCCTGCTCGGGCCGCTGCTCGCTTCCGGGCTGGCGCGTGAGATGACCGGGCAAGCGTCGAGCGCCGTGCCGTCACGCAGGGGGTGA
- a CDS encoding FAD-dependent oxidoreductase produces the protein MFGPSQPRSQPQPGHLYDVAVVGAGLAGTELAWRLARSGRDVLLVTQALDSLGNLYQPTVAGAGFPAGSVFARIRDRLAPELDGWTFHRQLKAEMEGEAGIHLLQSTVTALDEAEHHVTLSTWEGPALRARRVVLAVGAFLKGRLLIGDTLEEAGRLSEVAYDFLADDLAAAGVHLIGGEQTARGVDGAPDYDVRFLTPAPSELDGFRLRRLDRVWLLGRAAPGEPTYASVLLDAAQLAEELLGEGP, from the coding sequence ATGTTTGGACCCTCTCAACCTCGCTCGCAGCCGCAGCCGGGGCACCTGTACGACGTGGCGGTGGTGGGCGCGGGCCTCGCCGGAACGGAGCTGGCCTGGCGGCTGGCCCGCTCGGGCCGGGACGTGCTGCTCGTGACCCAGGCCCTCGACTCGCTGGGCAACCTGTACCAGCCGACGGTGGCCGGCGCCGGCTTTCCGGCGGGGAGCGTGTTCGCGCGGATTCGTGACCGCCTCGCGCCGGAACTCGACGGCTGGACCTTTCACCGGCAGCTCAAGGCCGAGATGGAGGGAGAAGCGGGCATTCACCTTCTCCAGAGCACGGTGACGGCGCTCGACGAGGCAGAACACCACGTCACGCTCTCGACCTGGGAAGGGCCGGCGCTGCGCGCCCGGCGCGTCGTGCTGGCGGTCGGCGCCTTCCTCAAGGGCCGGCTGCTGATCGGTGACACGCTGGAGGAGGCGGGGCGGCTCTCGGAGGTTGCCTACGACTTCCTGGCCGACGATCTCGCGGCGGCGGGGGTGCACCTGATCGGCGGCGAGCAGACCGCGCGGGGCGTGGACGGTGCCCCCGACTACGACGTGCGGTTCCTGACTCCGGCGCCCTCGGAACTCGACGGCTTTCGCCTCCGGCGTCTGGACCGGGTCTGGCTGCTGGGCCGCGCCGCGCCCGGTGAGCCCACCTACGCCTCGGTGCTGCTGGACGCGGCGCAGCTCGCGGAGGAACTGCTGGGGGAAGGCCCATGA
- the trmB gene encoding tRNA (guanine(46)-N(7))-methyltransferase TrmB — protein MIFRPSDFHFPDDPARLYPDTPGRRWVLEIGFGDGRFWPHHARTFPEAPNYLGVELSGVSLLKAHRRLKAAGLSNAVLTKMPAEVLVREVLPDQTLDAVIVNFPDPWPKAGHEEHRLLRAPFFEVMARRLKPGGAVQLTTDHDEYFEFACAQAAASGVMRVELTGPPPAALETKYALKWRDLGLGAHHARFVPLHSGALPAAPPRTFAPYPEENAAVPHAVLTLPASFAPQDFQKVTARSPQPRGEGWTVVLLDLYATLRRDGWTALAHVVEGELTQEVLVGITARGDGTHLVRLARFGGPIITPGVKAAVGSVTEWLEAQGAVVVHRGY, from the coding sequence ATGATCTTCCGGCCCTCCGACTTCCACTTCCCCGACGACCCGGCGCGGCTCTACCCGGACACGCCGGGGCGCCGCTGGGTGCTGGAGATCGGTTTTGGCGACGGGCGGTTCTGGCCGCACCACGCCCGCACCTTTCCCGAAGCGCCCAATTACCTCGGCGTGGAGCTGAGCGGGGTCTCTCTGCTCAAGGCGCACAGGCGACTGAAGGCGGCAGGGCTGTCCAACGCGGTCCTGACCAAAATGCCCGCCGAGGTGCTGGTGCGCGAGGTGTTGCCGGATCAGACCCTCGACGCCGTGATCGTGAACTTCCCCGATCCCTGGCCCAAGGCCGGACACGAGGAGCACCGGCTGTTGCGCGCGCCCTTTTTCGAGGTGATGGCCCGGCGCCTGAAGCCCGGCGGCGCGGTACAGCTCACCACCGACCACGACGAGTATTTCGAATTCGCCTGCGCGCAGGCCGCGGCGAGCGGCGTCATGCGCGTAGAGCTTACCGGCCCGCCCCCCGCCGCGCTGGAGACGAAATACGCCCTGAAGTGGCGCGACCTCGGCCTCGGGGCGCACCATGCCCGTTTCGTGCCGCTCCATTCCGGTGCCCTGCCCGCCGCCCCCCCGCGCACCTTCGCGCCCTATCCCGAGGAGAATGCTGCCGTGCCCCACGCTGTGCTGACCCTGCCTGCCAGTTTTGCGCCCCAGGACTTCCAGAAGGTCACCGCCCGCAGTCCGCAGCCGCGCGGCGAGGGCTGGACCGTCGTTCTCCTTGACCTGTACGCCACGCTGCGCCGGGACGGCTGGACCGCGCTGGCCCACGTGGTCGAGGGCGAACTCACCCAGGAGGTTCTGGTCGGCATCACCGCGCGCGGGGACGGCACCCACCTCGTGCGGCTGGCGCGTTTTGGCGGCCCGATCATCACGCCGGGCGTCAAGGCTGCGGTGGGCAGCGTCACCGAATGGCTTGAAGCCCAGGGCGCGGTGGTCGTGCACCGGGGCTACTGA